The Rickettsiella endosymbiont of Dermanyssus gallinae genomic interval TCGCTACCAAAAAAATGAATTTGTAAAAAACAGTTTATTTGTGCTAAAAAATAAACACTCACATACTCCTAATTGAAGATAAACTTTGACTACTTTTACTTTTCCACCCACACGCTTCTTAACCAGCGCGGCTCAACTCAGTCAATTACCCCCCGATAAAGGCGCAGAAGTCGCCTTTATCGGTCGATCTAACTCCGGAAAATCAACGGCCATTAATGCGATTACAGGGATAAAAGGATTAGCCAGAGCCAGTAAAACACCAGGACGTACACAATTACTTAATTTTTTTCAAATTACCGAGGAACAACGCCTGGTCGATCTGCCTGGTTATGGCTTCGCCCGCGTTCATGATCAAAGAAAAGAAGAGTGGGAAGTCGTCATCTCTGATTATCTGCAAACCAGACATTCACTAAAAGGCTTAATTATTACGATGGACAGCCGCCATCCACTGAAAGAACGTGACGAGTCTATGCTTACGTGGGCTGCGAATTATCAAATCCCCGTCTACATCCTGCTAACAAAAGCCGATAAACTAACCCGCCAGCAGTCCTTAAAAGTTTTAAAAGAAACTCAACAGCGACTCATCACGCTAAACAATAGCAGCATTGTCCAGCTTTTCTCGGCCACAAAAGGTACTGGGCTTGAGACTGCTCAACGCACCATTCTAAATTGGCTACAGCACAAATAGATAAGGACTTACTTGGCTAAAAACCACATTGTCCTGCCCTGGAGAAATCGAGAACAGGGTCTAGTTTTTAATCGTAACTCGCCTGAAAAAATTAGCCTTCAGCTACTACTCTCTGTCTCTCTGCCTGCATGACTTTAGACTATGTATTATGAATAATAGTAAAAGAAGATAAGCCATTCCCGCCAATATTCATATTGGCGCTATCTGCTGTGAAAATTGTCTGCTTACCTTTATGATAACCATCCTCCCAAACATAAAGTTTACACTTAGAGCCCACCCTTACTGATTTAAATTTATCATTTAGAGGATGGGTACTAGGATAATCACCACAATAACCTACTTTATAAGTATATCGATCGCCAGTGAAATTTATTCCAGTATAAAAGCTCACTTCTTCACTCTCATTGCTACTGATATCTTCATCATAGAGCGCATAAATAAAAGCCTCTTTTGGATCGTTTGGTAAAATTTTTCCAATGACTTTAGGATATTCTGTTTTAAATGTAACAGAAAGTAACACTACCGGTGTCTGTAACTTTTCAAAATCTATATCGGGCTTATTTCCAGGAGTAATAATAGCGGCGGCGATGTGCTTATTTTCAGCAACTACTTTTATGCTCCCCAAATAAACTTCGTTGTTTTCCTCGGATAACTTAAACTGTGACTGAGTAACCATGCTCTCACAGCATATTTTACCGTCTTGGGTTACTTTCATTCTCCCAATAGGAATGTCTAATGGCGCTTCATCGCCTTCTATGTTCAAAATATTCAGCTGAATCATTGATAGCGCTATTTTTTTGCCATTTCTTGCTAAAAGCATCAATCTTTTTTCAAAAATTGAATTTATTTCTAGATTGTAAGTAAGCCGTATCGATCGTATTAATTCCGTTGACCTCATTAAACCTGGGGTATTTATTGAATTAGTTATGTCCATTGTATTTTCCTTGTAAAAACTTTTGACCTCGGCCCTAAATCAAATTATTACATATGACCCCACATAGAAAAACTGCATTATATG includes:
- the yihA gene encoding ribosome biogenesis GTP-binding protein YihA/YsxC, with product MTTFTFPPTRFLTSAAQLSQLPPDKGAEVAFIGRSNSGKSTAINAITGIKGLARASKTPGRTQLLNFFQITEEQRLVDLPGYGFARVHDQRKEEWEVVISDYLQTRHSLKGLIITMDSRHPLKERDESMLTWAANYQIPVYILLTKADKLTRQQSLKVLKETQQRLITLNNSSIVQLFSATKGTGLETAQRTILNWLQHK
- a CDS encoding beta/gamma crystallin domain-containing protein, translating into MDITNSINTPGLMRSTELIRSIRLTYNLEINSIFEKRLMLLARNGKKIALSMIQLNILNIEGDEAPLDIPIGRMKVTQDGKICCESMVTQSQFKLSEENNEVYLGSIKVVAENKHIAAAIITPGNKPDIDFEKLQTPVVLLSVTFKTEYPKVIGKILPNDPKEAFIYALYDEDISSNESEEVSFYTGINFTGDRYTYKVGYCGDYPSTHPLNDKFKSVRVGSKCKLYVWEDGYHKGKQTIFTADSANMNIGGNGLSSFTIIHNT